Below is a genomic region from Bacillus mycoides.
ATATGAAAAACAACAAGGCCTTCTTTATGTGAAAGTACAAGATGATGCAGAAGCTCTAAAGATTTTGCAACAATTGCAAGAACAAGGTGTTGGTTTACGACAATTTAAAATGTTAGAGCCGACGTTAAACGAAATCTTTGTAGAGAGGGCGAAATAAAGATGCGTAAATTTTCTCATGTATTTTCATTTTATTTTAAAGAAGCATTTTTATCTAAAAAATCATTAATTACGAGTGCGATTTTATTTTTGGTTGTGTTTGGGATTTTTGCATTTAATCATTTTACTTCAGGCGATGATAAAAATAAGGATAAAGATAAAATTGCAGTTGTAGTAGAGAGTTCCACATACAAAGTACAAAAAGAAGAGCTAAATAAGCTATTGCCATCAGCAAAAATAACGGTCGGTTCAAAAGATGATTTTGATAAACTACATAAGCAAGTAGAAGAAGGCGATTTAGATGGTCTATTCCATGTGACGGAAAAGGATGGGACTCCAGCAGTTACATATATGTATAATGGATTTCCAAGCCAAGCGACTTCTGCGATTATGGCGGGTTATTTAAAACAACAATATACGAAGGTGACGATTGCAAAAAATAATGTTTCACCAGAAATTGCGCAGCAATTACAAGCAGAAATTCAAGTGAAGCAAGAAGCGATAAAAGATCGTACATCTTCTTTCGGAATTGCATATTTCTTTACATTTGCTTTGTATATGTTTATTGTAGCTTTCGGAAATACAATCGCAATGAATATTGCATCTGAAAAGGCGTCACGTGTAATGGAAGTAATGCTTCCGAAAGTAAAGCCTCTTACGATGATGTATGCGAAAATTTTGGCGGTTGTTTCAACGGCGTTATTACAACTTGTAATATTGGCGTGTGGTTATCTTATTCCTTATTTGTTAGGTTGGGTCGATTTAGAAAGTGCTTCATTACTTGGTGTTCCAATTGACTTTACAAAATTAGATGCAAAGGTTATAAGTATGTTTCTTGTTTATTTCATTACGGGGTATTTACTTTATGCGATGATGTACGCTGCGGCTGGAGCTGTTGTGTCTAAGACAGAGGATTTACAAGCTGTATCTTTCCCGATAATGATTTTGATCATGGCTGCATTCTTCATTAGTATTAAATCATTAAGTGATCCAAATAGTACTATTGTTGTTGTAAGTTCGTATGTTCCGTTTTTCACACCGATGGTCACCTTCTCGCGGATTGTAGCCGGTGAAGCAGGTATGCTAGAGATTACGATAACATTAGTAGTTTTATTGGCGACGATTGGTATATTAAATGCGATTACAAGCCGTATCTATGTAAACGGTGTAATGAATTACTCTGATAAAGTGAAGTTTAAAGATTTGGCGAAATTTATAAAGCGTCAATAATAGAGGGAAAGCATGATTTTCTAATGGAATCATGCTTTTTCTTTATGTATAAATTAAAAATAGTATATAATAATAAGAGTTGTCTTTTAATAGAATGAATAAAAAGGAGGGTGTGCAGATGGGAATTAGTAGTCGTTTTACAGTAGGTGTTCATATGTTAACGTTACTTGCAATAGATCGAAACTCTCGCTGTACCTCTGAATGGATTGCTGGTAGTGTGAATACAAATCCAGTTGTGATTCGTCGCATTACAGGAATGTTGAAGAGAGCAGGACTTGTTGATGTACAAGCTGGTAAAGGTGGTACGACACTTGCTCGTGATTTAGATGAAATTACATTACTTGATGTATATAAAGCTGTGGAAGTTGTAGAAGAAGGACATCTATTTTCTTTCCATGAAAATCCCAACATTGAATGTCCAGTAGGAGCTAATATTCAATCGGTATTAGAGATTATTTTAATACAATCGCAAGAAGCGATGGAAAACGTACTTGCAAATGTAACGGTGCAGCAATTAGTTACAAATTTAAAGTCGAAAATTAAAGAATAAAAAAAAGCGAGCTTCCTCATGATGAGGGCTCGCTTTTTTTATTCGGAAATATTGGAAGTTCTATTTTTCCGTATTTAAAATAAACTTTCCTACAACAGCTGCTACGATACCACCAAAAATTGGGGCAACGATGAACACCCATAGTTGAGAAATTGCTTCTCCGCCAGCGAATAGAGCTGGTGCGATACTACGAGCTGGGTTAACAGATGTTCCAGTTAACGGAATACCTAATAAGTGAATTAATACTAATGTGAAACCAATTACTAGTCCAGCTAAAGAAGAACTTCCCTTTTTACCTGTTACAGCAACGATAACTAAAACAAATACGAAAGTTAAAATGAATTCAACTAAAAATGCTCCAGATAAACCAAGAGTTCCAAAACTATTTTGTCCTAAATTATCTAAAGGTAATTTAGCAGATCGTAAAATTGTTACTAACGTTGCAGTTCCTAATAAACCACCTAAAATTTGAGCTAATAAATAATAGCTAAGTTCCATAGCGTTCATTCTTTTGTTGATGAACATAGCGATTGATACTGCTGGGTTAATATGACATCCAGAAATTGTTCCAATGCTATATGCCATAGCCACGATAGATAATCCGAAAGCCATAGCGATACCTAATGTTCCAATTCCTTCAATTCCGCCACCAATGACAGCTACTCCAGTTCCGAATAATACAAGTACAAATGTACCAATAAATTCAGCAATTGCTTTTTTTAACATAATTTACCTCCTATTAATGCACATGAAAGGTATTATAACATAGGTTTTAGTATAAACAGCTAATGAAATACTATTCTGATAAGGCGAAATAGGGAGATAATAAAAATAGATATGGTTCTATGAAGAAGAACCATATCTATTTTTATGCTGATTTTTTTTGTTTAATGACTGGAACAGAACGGTTTAAAACACTATTTACGATCATTCCTAGCATGATAATAATCATCCCAATCAGTGACAGCCCGCTAGGGAATGAACCATTTAAGAAAATAATCTCACCAAGCACAGTGAAGACCATCGTTCCAGCTTGTGTTGCTTCAACAGCTCCAAGTAAAGCAAGATTGTCTTTTGCTAAGTCAGTAGCAAAGAAAAATGTCATCGTCGCAATAACTCCGGAACATAATGCTAACAAAAATCCTTGCATCATTTGACTTGATGATGGAATACCGGTAGTGGAAAATCCGTATATACCAAGTAGGATTGTAATAGGGAGACTTCCGATTGCCATTCCTAATACACGTTGGAATGTATCAAGACGCCCGCCAACAAGTTCCATCATTTTTCGGTTACCGAACGGATATAAGAAAGCCGCTAATACGACAGGTAAAAATCCCGAGATGAACTGAGTCATTGTAATATGACCCGCTGCAGTCGCTTGCATACAAATTACACCAAGTAAAATAAATAATGCTACATATAAACTGCGAAGTGGAATTTTTCCACGTACAAGTTTTGTACCTGATTTCGTTTCTATTTTAACGAAAAATAATGGTGATAGTAGTAAACCTGCTAATATCGTAACTTGCCAAGTTCCAGCAACGAGCCAAGCTGGAGAAAAAACAGCTGCGAAACTTAATAAAGAATAGAAGCCGATGCCAGCGACCGAGCCCCACCCCATCCATACAAATGGATGTTTTTTTAATTCTGCCCATAAAGCTCCTAAGTTTTTGCGAAATAAAACGATAAGGAATAAAATAGGGAGAGCAAATAGAAAACGGAAGGAAGCAGTCCAAGCCCAGCTTGTTCCAGATACATTCATTGCTCTGTTAATAATAAAGGTTGCAGAAAAAAAGGCCGATGATAAAAGACCTAGTAATATTGCGCGCATGAAGTATGGCACTCCTTTCGGAATTGAGTATTTATGTATAGTATAATATACTTAAAGTTAATAAAAGTAAACTATTTTATATCTTAAGGTGGTTTTTATATATGAAAGAAAATGAAGATATGCAAACGAAAGAAGTAATTCAGCAAGTAGGTCAGCTATTAAGACAAATTCGAAATGAACAAAAATTAAGTTTAGAAGAATTAGCCCAAAAAACAGGGGTTAGTAAATTAACATTAGGGAAAATTGAGAGAGGCGAAACGAATCCAACGTTAGCTGTTATTTGGAAAATAACGAAAGGGTTATCGATTCCTTTATCGAGATTAATGGTTGTTGGAGAACCTGTAGCTGTTGCGCGCTGCGGAGAAGGATTTGCAGTAGATGTAGGACAAGCATGGCATTTAGAAACGATGTTCCGTTACACGAAAGAAACAGGGATGGAAATGCACCGTGCTTGTTTAAGAGCGAATAGTATATATGAACCGGAAGCTCATCATGAAGGAGCAATTGAGCTTGTAACAGTAATGAAAGGGAAAGTTTCTATTCAAGTTGAGAATGACGTATATGTGCTAAATGAGTTTGACTCCATTCAGTTTGAAGCTAATAAGAAACATAGTTATAAAAATGAAGAGGATGAAGTAGCGGTATTACATTTAACGATGAAATATTCTTCATGAAAAAATCCCCTATAGAAAAATCTATAGGGGATTTTTTATACGCTATGCTCAAATATATGAAAGAATGTTATTAGTAAGAGCGTGGCATAAGTAATAAACAAATAAAATAAACTAAAAACCCCGTCCCAAAACATAAAATAGCAATGACCCAAAGTATGCGAATGAGAGTAGAGCTAATATCAAAATATTCTCCTAAACCACCGCATATACCAAATAACATTTTATCAGTTTCGGATTTATATAACCTCTTCGACATATTATGATCCTCTCCTTTTTATATCACCGCTGTTATGTATGAGTGATACAGTGTACTTTTATTCTATATGGAAATTTATGAGAAGACCATTAGGTTATATTACATTTTTTTGTGAAAGGACAATACAGTGGATTAATTGTCTTAATTTTCAGTTGGTATTAAAATGAAAATGAGGGTGTGACGTATTTTCTAATATAAGGTGGGGAAATGGTAATGACATTATATTGGTTGACTAATGTAAAGCTTGAAACAGGTTATACATATGAAGAAGCGAAAATTTCACAAACGGAAACTGAGATATGCAGTCTTCTTATTGAAGATGGGCGAATTAAAAGAATTATAGCGGGAATCGCCCAAGAGGAAGGAACGTTAACTTTTGATGCTAATCGTTTATTAGTTTTACCAGCTTTTGAAGAGATGCATATTCATATTGATAAAACATATTATAGTGGGCCTTGGAAAGCTTGTATGCCAGCAGAAAATATTTTTACACGTTTTAATGAAGAAAAAACGATTTTACCAAAGCAATTAGCAACTGCTCAAGACAGGGCGGAAAATATGCTAGAGTTATTGCTTCGAAATGGCGCAACAAATATTAGAACGCATTGTAATGTGGATCCGGTTATTGGACTTCGTAATTTAGAGGCAACGTTAGCGGCTTTAGGAACATATAAAGATCGGTTGTCTGGTAGAATAGTTGCATTTCCGCAACATGGATTATTGCGAAGTAATTCTATGCAACTTGTGAAAGATGCGATGCGTATGGGCGCACAATTAGTTGGCGGAGTGGACCCAGCTACAGTAGATAATGATATTGAAAAATCATTACATACGATTATGGACATTGCGGTAGAATTTAATGCGGATGTTGATATTCATTTGCACGATGCGAATAATCTTGGAACGTTTACAATGAAGAGATTAGCAAGTCTAACGGAAGAAGCAGGATGGCAAGGTCGTGTAACAATTAGTCATGCGCTTGGACTTGGTGGTGTTACTGATAAAGAAGCTGAAGAAGTGGCAGAAAGACTAGCAGCATTAAAGATTGATATCACTTCAACCGTTCCAATCGGTAAACAAGTAATCCCAATTCCATTATTAGATCGAAAAGGAGTTAAAGTTTCATTAGGAAATGATAGTATTACAGATCATTGGTCTCCGTTCGGCACAGGTGATATGCTTCAAAAGGCAAATCGATTGGCAGAACGATTTGGTTGGAGTGATGAAAGGTCTTTAGGGAAAGCTCTTCGTTTTATTACTGGAGGGAAAGAAACGTTAAATAATGAAGGAAAACGAGTGTGGCCGAATGTAGGGGATGAGGCAAGTTTTGTTTTAACGAATGCAACATGCGCCGCGGAAGCAGTGGCTCGTCAAACAGAGAAGCGTGTAGTTATGTATAAAGGGAATGTTGTTATAGGGGATTTAGATCAAGTGAAATCTGATAATCTTGTATAGAGGAATCGTTTAGATGTTTTTAGAAGGGTTCTAATTGTGAAAATAGAACCCTTCTTTTTTATTTAGTAGAAACAGGGAAGTACTATACTTCCTTATAAGGAAGCAAGAAGGGATGAAAAGTTTGGACAATCAACATAATCAAAATCATATTATGGGAACTTTGCAATGGTTTATTTTTTTATTAGCAAACTCAATCGCGCTACCAATTGTCGTTGGCGGATTATTTCATCTTACGACGGAAGAAGTATTTTATTTAATGCAGCGTACGTTTTTCGTAGTTGGTATATCTTCTTTTTTACAAGGATGGCTTGGACATAAGCTTCCGATTGCGGATGGACCAGCTGGATCTTGGGTTGGTGTATTTACCGTGCTTGCTTATGCAACTGTAGGGCAGGATCAATTACATAGTACATTGCAAATTTTAGAATTAGGAATGATGGTTGCGGGAGTTGTTTTAATAGGGCTAGGAGTAACGGGAGTTATCGGGCGTATTTTATTTTTATTTACGCCGCTCGTGACAGGGACGTTCTTACTTTTATTATGTTTACAATTAAGTGGTGTATTTTTAAAAGGAATGCTAGGAATTACAGCTACTGTTTCTCAAATTGATGGATTTACAGCATTAATTGCTTTTGGCATATTTTTATTCGTAGTCATACTCTCCAACTTCGGAAAAGGGTTTGTTAAAAGTTATGCGGTTTTAATAGGGTTAATTAGTGGCTGGATTATTTTTCTCATTGCAGGAAAAGTGACGATCCCATCTCAAGTAACTCATTTTGTGCAACTTCCACATATATTCGCGTGGGGAATTCCAAAATGGAATACAGGTATGGCTGTATCAAGTTTCGTTATGGTATGTATTTTAGTTTCAAATACAGTGGCAGCTATTATAGCAATTAATCAAGCTACCATTCATAAAGCGACTATTGAACAAAAAAAGTTGAAGGATGGAACGTGGGTTGGAGGGATTTCACATATCATTTCCTCTGTATTTTCAACTGTAGGTGTCGTTCCGTTACCAGCAACGGCAGGGTTTATACGCTTAACAAAACAAAAATATATACGATCGTTCTTAATGGCATGTGCGTTACTAGTCGTAATGTCTCTTTTTCCAAGTATCATTCGTTACTTAGCGTCTTTACCATCCGCTGTCGCATCAGCCGTTTTAATGGCTTCGTTCGTACAGTTAATTGGAATTGGATTTAATAATATAAAACAAGTGCCAATGAGCGAAAGGAATGTAACGATTTTAGGAGTTGCTATATTATTTGGAAGTGGTGTTATGTTTTTACCGTCTGGAGCACTCCAATCCTTGCCGTCTGTGATGCAATATATATTCGGAAATGGTTTGTTCGTAGGTACAGTTGTCAGCATATTACTAGAACAAATATGGCGTACTGAAAAGTAAGTGGATAAAAAGAGTGTACGCACTGTATAAAAGTCTAAAATAACATAAGAAATAAAGCCCATTTTCATTCACCACCTGCACATTTCGTTCATACAATATCTTGACTAAATAAACACCCAACTTACACATATACAGCTCTGGCTTAAGCAAGGAGGGTTATACCAGTTGAAGGAAAAAGCGTATCAATCTAAACCGTTACTCACAAAGAGAGAAAGAGAAGTATTTGAATTACTGGTTCAAGATAAAACGACGAAGGAAATTGCAGGTGAACTGTTTATAAGTGAAAAAACAGTACGTAATCACATCTCAAACGCAATGCAAAAGCTAGGGGTTAAAGGACGTTCACAAGCAGTTGTTGAGCTTCTTCGTATGGGAGAGCTCGAACTATAAGAAAGCAGCCGACTTTTATACAAAAGGTCGGCTATTTTTCTGTTTGTTTCATGCTCCATATGAATGATAAGAATGTTTCATACATAAATAGGTAGTAAGGAGGGGATATGTTGAAAAGGGTATTATTAGTTTCAACAAGCGCTCATGATTTGAATGGACACCCGACTGGTTTGTGGCTGGAAGAGCTCGCAGCTCCTTATCATTTATTTAAAAAAGCTAAGTTCGATGTTGATATTGTGTCGATAAAAGGCGGGAGAGTACCAATTGATAGAGTGTCTATTCCGAATGGCATACCTCGTGAATTTAAGCATGTCGCTTCTTTATTGCAAAATACGAGGGCGATTTCAACTGTTCACTCTTCAGAGTATGATGCGGTATTATTTTGTGGTGGGCACGGGGCGATTGTAGATTTTCCAGGTAATCCATATGTAGCAAATTTAATTGAGAATATGTACAATAATAACCGGATCGTAGCGGCTGTTTGTCACGGGGTAAGTTCTTTAGTTGGTGTGAAAAATAAAGATGGCTCGTTTTTTGTTGCCGGTAAGCGTATAACAGGTTATACAAACGATGAAGAAAAAGCTGTACATTTAGAAAATCGAGTTCCGTTTTTGCTAGAAAGTAAGTTGAAAGAAGAAGGGGCTTTATTTTATGTAGCACCTAATTTCACGCCGCATGTTGTAGTAGGTTATTCCTTAGTTGTCGGTATTGGTTCGATGATATATGGGAAGTTGGCTGATCGTTATAGCGTAAAAAAACTATTGATTATTTCAATTATCATATTTGTAGCGGGTTCTATTATTGGATTTATGAATCAATCTTATGCGATTACCATTCTTGCAAGATTAGTGCAGGCGAGTGGGGGCGCGGCGTTTATTGCGCTTAGTATGATTGCAGTGGCAAAATTAGTTGCTCCCGCTAAGAAGCCTGGTGCATTAGCGATGATTAGTTCTTCTATTGCATTAGCAATAGGCATTGGTCCTTTAGTTGGCGGGGCTATTACAAATACATTAGGGTGGCCATATTTATTTTTATTTATGGTTATTTCAGTAGTTGGGATTTTCTTGCTTATAAAATTTATGCCAGAAGAAGCGCAGCATACGGATGAAGCGTTTCATTTTGATTACATTGGAGCGGCGTTATTATTTGCATTCATTACGACTGTTTTATTAGGTGTCAATATTAATAGTTGGCTATTTGTGTTATCGGTAGCTTTCTTATTTTTATTCACGGTTCGTATGAAGAACGCGGAGCATCCATTTATTGATATTGAGTTATTTTCGAACAAACCATTTCTTCGTTTAATAGCGGTCGGGTTTATAATTAATGTGGCGTTATGTGCTAGTCTATTATTATTGCCATCACTGTTAGGAAGAGTGCACGGATTGTCGCCATTCGTTATCGGAATTGCATTGTTTGTTGCATCACTCTTTGGTATTGTATCTAGTTTTATTACGGGGAAGATTGTCCCTTCGTTTGGAAATGTGAATATGATTTATGTAGCGTCTGTCATTATGATCGTTGGCTTTTTAATTTTAGGGCTTATTCCGAACGGGAACTTAATCATTATTTTAGTGGCGGTTATTTTAACATTTATGAGTTATTCAGCTATTCAAGTATCATTAAACACATTTATACCGAAAACATTACATCCAGCTAAAGTTGGAGTCGGTCTTGGTTTATATAATTTAATTAACTTTTTCGGTATGGCATTTGGACCAGCTGTAGCGAGCAAAGTTATGGAAGCTACAAATAGTTATCGTTTGAATTTTATTTTAATCATCATTTTAATTTCTGCTCATTTCTTCTTATTAATAGGAATGTCTTCTTTCCAAAAAAAGATGGAGCAATAAAGTGAAACTTTAATTAGTGGGGGGCATCCCCCACTAATTATTAGCCTACACCAATCGGACTTTTACGGGCAGCCCGATCCCCCATATAACTTCTTTGCTTTCGCTGAATTTTGAGGTGGGGGTCTTACTGCCTGGCAAATAGCGGGGTAAATACGCAATTTATATAGAAGAAACCGACTTTCATATAGAAGGTCGGTTATTTTTCTGTCTTGCAAATTATGAAAAAAAGGAGCAAAATAAAAAAGGTCCTGATCTATATAGGTACAAATGAAAATTTTTATACAGGGGCACTTTAAGTTAGCGAACTTAAAGTGTGTAAAATATACTGATAAACATAAAAGATGATGAATGAGAAAACGGGTGATTAAGTTGAATAGAGCGATCGGTGTTATTGATTCAGGAGTGGGCGGTTTAACAGTAGCGAAGGAATTAATTCGTCAGTTGCCGAAAGAGCGTATTATATATTTAGGGGATACAGCACGTTGCCCTTATGGTCCGCGTTCTCGTGAAGAAGTGCGTCAATTTACGTGGGAAATGACGGAGCATTTATTAGATTTAAATATCAAAATGTTAGTTATTGCGTGTAATACAGCAACTGCGGTTGTATTAGAAGAAATGCAGAAACAATTACCAATTCCAGTAGTTGGAGTTATTCATCCAGGATCACGTACAGCTTTAAAAGTGACAAATACGTATCATGTTGGGATTATTGGAACGATTGGAACAGTAAAAAGTGGCGCCTATGAAGAGGCGCTAAAGTCTATTAATAACCGTGTTATGGTAGAAAGTTTAGCGTGCCCACCTTTCGTTGAGCTTGTAGAGAGTGGGAATTTCGAAAGTGAAATGGCGTATGAAGTTGTAAGAGAAACATTGCAACCGTTGAAAAGTACTGACATTGATACGCTTATTCTAGGATGTACACATTATCCGATTTTAGGTCCTGTTATTAAAAAGGTAATGGGGGATCAAGTACAATTAATTAGTTCGGGTGATGAAACAGCGCGTGAGGTAAGCACGATTTTATACCATAGTAAGATGCTAAATGAGGGAGAAGAACAAAGTGATCATCTCTTCTTAACGACTGGTAAAATAGGCCTGTTTAAAGAAATTGCATCAAAGTGGTTCGGTCAGCCGATTGAAAATGTGAAGCATATCAATTTAGAAACAGAATAATAGTAGATTCATATAAGAGAACTCCTGAGAAATCAGGGGTTTTTTCTGTATAAGTAGCCATAGCTTGTTCTAAAACATGAAACAGCTCGTATACATAATAGTACAAACTTAGATTTTAGGGGGGAATGGCATGCCTAAATCCACTTTTAAATGGGTTGTTGGTGCTACTGTGAGTGCGATTTTATTATCAGGGTGTGGCTTGTTAAATCAAGAGAAAGCGACAGAACAAATTGATCCGCCAAAAAAAGTTACGTATACAGAAGGTGAAAAGAAAGAAACTGCTAAAAAAGATAAACAAGGGCAAACAGTAAATAGAGAGTTATACCTCGTTGATAAAAATGGATATGTCGTACCGCAAACTATTGCAATGCCTACTCCGAAAGCGAATGAAGTTGTACAGCAAACGTTAGAGTATCTTGTGAAAGATGGACCAGTTACAAATTTATTGCCAAATGGATTTCGAGCAGTCCTTCCAGCGAATACGACGATGACCTTGAATTTGAAAAAAGGCGGGACAGCAGTAATTGATTTCTCTAAAGAAATGAAAAATTATTCAAAAGAAGAAGAACGTCAAATTGTTGAATCAGTAGCGTGGACTTTGACTCAATTTACAGAAATAAAACAAGTGCAGTTCCAAATAAATGGTGAAAAGTTAGTGAAGATGCCTGTTGCGGGTACACCGCTAGGTGAAGGTGTAAGTCGTGCGAATGGAATTAACTTTGATGATGAACAAGTAGCAGATGTGACGCATACAAAACCGGTTACACTTTACTTTATGGCGCAAAATAATAATAAGCAGCAATATTACGTACCGGTAACAAGGCGCGTTGCAGAAGGAAAAGAAAATGATTACTCGGCAATTGTGGATGAGCTTGTAAAAGGTCCGATTCAAGGGTCGCTACTAAATGATTTTAATCCAGGAGCTAAGCTTATTACGAATCCAAAAGTGGAGAACGGAAATATTACATTAAACTTTAATGAAAATATATTTGTGAACCCAGACAAAAACATGATTTCAAATTATGTGTTGAAATCGTTAGTCTTATCTTTAACGGAAAAACAAGGTGTGAAAAATGTTTCTATTGAAGTGAATGGGAAAGCAAATCTTATGGATGAGAAAGGTGAAAAGTTAATAAAACCTGTTGATCGTCCACAAAACGTGAATACAGGTAGTTTTTAATCGCGAATAATTTGATATACTTATGTAAGAAAGGGGAATTGCTTTTTGAGTTCCCCTTCTTTTATTGTTATACATATCGTACATTTAAATTTGGCTATACTAATGAGAGTATTTATGAGGGGGTTATTTTTATGCGAGTAGATGGTAGAGGAAAAGCAGAGCTACGCCATATACATATTCATACAAATTATTTAAAACATCCAGAGGGATCAGTACTAATTGAAGTTGGGGATACAAAGGTAATTTGTTCAGCGACAATTGAAGAGCGTGTACCGCCGTTTATGCGCGGAGAAGGAAAAGGCTGGGTAACAGCAGAATACTCAATGATTCCACGTGCGACAGAGCAACGTACAATCAGGGAGTCAAGTAAAGGGAAAGTAACAGGGCGTACAATGGAAATCCAGCGTTTAATTGGACGAGCATTACGTGCGGTTGTTGATTTAGAAGCGCTTGGCGAAAGAACGGTTTGGATTGACTGTGATGTAATTCAAGCGGATGGCGGAACGAGAACAGCTTCTATTACAGGTGCTTATGTAGCGATGGTATTAGCTTTTGAAAAATTATTGCAAGCAGAAAAAGTATCTAAAATTCCGGTGAAAGATTATTTAGCGGCAACGTCAGTAGGTGTTGTTGAAGAACAAGGTGTTGTTTTAGATTTAAATTATGCTGAAGATTCTAAAGCAGACGTTGATATGAACGTTATTATGACTGGAAAAGGTCAGTTTGTTGAAGTGCAAGGAACTGGAGAAGAAGCGACGTTTAGCAGAGCTGAATTAAATGAATTACTTGATGCTGCTGAACAAGGGATTTTCCAACTTGTTGAAAAGCAAAAAGAAGCGTTAGGTGACATCGTATCTCATATAGAGTAGAGGTGGAAAATATGAAGCAAGTTGTTGTAGCGACGAAAAATCTTGGGAAAGTACGTGAGTTTGCTGAGTTATTTGAGAGATTTGACTTAGAAGTGAAATCTTTACACGATTTTCCTCATATTGAAGAAGTCGAAGAAACTGGTGAAACATTTGAAGAAAACGCAATTTTGAAAGCGGACAGTCTTAGTAGACAGTTGAATTCCATCGTAATTGCGGATGACTCAGGTCTTATTGTAGATGCCTTAAACGGGAAACCAGGTGTATATTCAGCTCGTTTTGCTGGAGAGCCGAAAGATGACCAAGCGAATATCGATAAAGTGTTGCAAGAGTTAACTGACATCGATTTAGAAAAACGTACAGCTCGTTTTTACTGTGCACTAGCGGTTGCTTTCCCTGAGGCAGATAAAGAGCCGGTTATTGTAAACGGAACGTGTGAAGGGAAAATCTTAGAACAGCGCCGCGGGGAAAATGGTTTTGGATACGATCCGATTTTTTATGTAGAAGAATATAAAAAGGCAATGGCGGAAC
It encodes:
- the gerE gene encoding spore germination transcription factor GerE → MKEKAYQSKPLLTKREREVFELLVQDKTTKEIAGELFISEKTVRNHISNAMQKLGVKGRSQAVVELLRMGELEL
- a CDS encoding MFS transporter; the protein is MLKRVLLVSTSAHDLNGHPTGLWLEELAAPYHLFKKAKFDVDIVSIKGGRVPIDRVSIPNGIPREFKHVASLLQNTRAISTVHSSEYDAVLFCGGHGAIVDFPGNPYVANLIENMYNNNRIVAAVCHGVSSLVGVKNKDGSFFVAGKRITGYTNDEEKAVHLENRVPFLLESKLKEEGALFYVAPNFTPHVVVGYSLVVGIGSMIYGKLADRYSVKKLLIISIIIFVAGSIIGFMNQSYAITILARLVQASGGAAFIALSMIAVAKLVAPAKKPGALAMISSSIALAIGIGPLVGGAITNTLGWPYLFLFMVISVVGIFLLIKFMPEEAQHTDEAFHFDYIGAALLFAFITTVLLGVNINSWLFVLSVAFLFLFTVRMKNAEHPFIDIELFSNKPFLRLIAVGFIINVALCASLLLLPSLLGRVHGLSPFVIGIALFVASLFGIVSSFITGKIVPSFGNVNMIYVASVIMIVGFLILGLIPNGNLIIILVAVILTFMSYSAIQVSLNTFIPKTLHPAKVGVGLGLYNLINFFGMAFGPAVASKVMEATNSYRLNFILIIILISAHFFLLIGMSSFQKKMEQ
- a CDS encoding XTP/dITP diphosphatase — translated: MKQVVVATKNLGKVREFAELFERFDLEVKSLHDFPHIEEVEETGETFEENAILKADSLSRQLNSIVIADDSGLIVDALNGKPGVYSARFAGEPKDDQANIDKVLQELTDIDLEKRTARFYCALAVAFPEADKEPVIVNGTCEGKILEQRRGENGFGYDPIFYVEEYKKAMAELSSDEKNAISHRGRALRKLEEKIPEWFLEE
- a CDS encoding GerMN domain-containing protein — translated: MPKSTFKWVVGATVSAILLSGCGLLNQEKATEQIDPPKKVTYTEGEKKETAKKDKQGQTVNRELYLVDKNGYVVPQTIAMPTPKANEVVQQTLEYLVKDGPVTNLLPNGFRAVLPANTTMTLNLKKGGTAVIDFSKEMKNYSKEEERQIVESVAWTLTQFTEIKQVQFQINGEKLVKMPVAGTPLGEGVSRANGINFDDEQVADVTHTKPVTLYFMAQNNNKQQYYVPVTRRVAEGKENDYSAIVDELVKGPIQGSLLNDFNPGAKLITNPKVENGNITLNFNENIFVNPDKNMISNYVLKSLVLSLTEKQGVKNVSIEVNGKANLMDEKGEKLIKPVDRPQNVNTGSF
- the racE gene encoding glutamate racemase, giving the protein MIKLNRAIGVIDSGVGGLTVAKELIRQLPKERIIYLGDTARCPYGPRSREEVRQFTWEMTEHLLDLNIKMLVIACNTATAVVLEEMQKQLPIPVVGVIHPGSRTALKVTNTYHVGIIGTIGTVKSGAYEEALKSINNRVMVESLACPPFVELVESGNFESEMAYEVVRETLQPLKSTDIDTLILGCTHYPILGPVIKKVMGDQVQLISSGDETAREVSTILYHSKMLNEGEEQSDHLFLTTGKIGLFKEIASKWFGQPIENVKHINLETE
- a CDS encoding purine/pyrimidine permease; amino-acid sequence: MKSLDNQHNQNHIMGTLQWFIFLLANSIALPIVVGGLFHLTTEEVFYLMQRTFFVVGISSFLQGWLGHKLPIADGPAGSWVGVFTVLAYATVGQDQLHSTLQILELGMMVAGVVLIGLGVTGVIGRILFLFTPLVTGTFLLLLCLQLSGVFLKGMLGITATVSQIDGFTALIAFGIFLFVVILSNFGKGFVKSYAVLIGLISGWIIFLIAGKVTIPSQVTHFVQLPHIFAWGIPKWNTGMAVSSFVMVCILVSNTVAAIIAINQATIHKATIEQKKLKDGTWVGGISHIISSVFSTVGVVPLPATAGFIRLTKQKYIRSFLMACALLVVMSLFPSIIRYLASLPSAVASAVLMASFVQLIGIGFNNIKQVPMSERNVTILGVAILFGSGVMFLPSGALQSLPSVMQYIFGNGLFVGTVVSILLEQIWRTEK
- the rph gene encoding ribonuclease PH — encoded protein: MRVDGRGKAELRHIHIHTNYLKHPEGSVLIEVGDTKVICSATIEERVPPFMRGEGKGWVTAEYSMIPRATEQRTIRESSKGKVTGRTMEIQRLIGRALRAVVDLEALGERTVWIDCDVIQADGGTRTASITGAYVAMVLAFEKLLQAEKVSKIPVKDYLAATSVGVVEEQGVVLDLNYAEDSKADVDMNVIMTGKGQFVEVQGTGEEATFSRAELNELLDAAEQGIFQLVEKQKEALGDIVSHIE